The genomic window CTTCCCGTACACCCGATGCAGAATAGTTTTTAGATATTCCCTCTCTCTTTGATCTTCAGAATCAAACAAGTCTAAGAGCTTCAAGACAAAAGAATGGTCAATATATCTCTTGGCAAGCTTTGCATCAGTCATGGGAGAAGCCACGAATCTGAGAAGAATCTCATACACAACTTGAACATGAGGCCAAGCTGGCTCCAAAGAAggttcttcatcatccataTCATGTATTTCAAGAATTTTACTCTCGTGATTCGCAGAAGGAAAAGTTCTAAACAGATTAACCGCTACCATCTTCGTTAACTCTTGCATCGAAACATCGTTAAACTTAAAACCAACTGATGCAACATAATCAACAAGCTCAAGCAATGTCTGCCTCttaatctctttctccttaAGGTTCTTAGACGGATCACTAAAGTCAAAAACAACACAGCACATACTCAACTTCCCGATAAAGAGATTCGGTTTCTCCGATATAGGAACATCTCTAAAGCTAGGCAAAGCCTCATAAACCCCACCAGAAGACGGAAACGGTCCAGCTTGTACAACAGCATCTCCTCCCAATGGTTTCTTCCCTTGATTAGTATTCCTATTAGAGCTCATTGAGTTAGGAGCAAGAGTTCCATTAGCTACACGCGAACCCGAGGCTGATGATGATTTcgaagatgttgaagaaggtttAGAGATACTAGTAGTACTCGAATTCGAAGCATAATAAGAATTATTAACACCTCCTTCACCATTGGAGTCATTCTGCAATGATTTGGAAGGCTTTCTAGGTAATTTCCCAAATATCTGTTTGATCATTTCTAACTATTGGCACAAACCCTTCACTACTATTACTCTCTATAAGAACCAAAGCTAAAAACCAGCTGTGAGTATGTCAAAAAGTCCCGAACTTTATTGTCTAAACAAAACCAGATTTGCCTCTGAATCAAACCCTGAACCCAAAATTACATAACAGAATCAGatcaagcaaaacaaaatctaacaaaCGAAATAAAAGGAGAAGGGCTTACATTTTTGAGCAGAATTAACCCCGAGAGAGaggaaatcagaagaaaaccctaagaaaGTTACAAACTTTAGGCAAGAGGGATCTAGCTGATAAACCCAGGAAAGACAAAAGACCGCTCCTTTCTCGCCCAAATTGAAATCGAgcgagagagaggagaagaaaagagagaaaaaaaaaagacaacgaaatccaaaagaaatatgtaagaaagagagaacaaaagaaaaaaaacaaatgttgagATTATAAGGTTGTAATGAACAAGAATAGAAGAAAGTaatcgttttcttctctccttatccttctttctctctatctggATATTTACTGTAAATCTAAATCCATTTAAACACTTAATCGTTTTGCTCTGAATCGAATAACAAACCTGGAACATCCagatattttctaaaaaaatttattgtttttttttataaacatcaCAGAGACACACACACATAGGTGGAAAGAACAGaaggaaaaatcaataaacatGGACACGCACGGTTTGACAGAATGGCAGGTGAGtcaaaaaagtcaaaacaaccCTGAAAAGTAAACGTTTTACATGGTCGTCAAATAGTAAGTCGTCAATTTTCGTTTAATTCACCAATCCCATTTCATTATGACGCCATCAACGTCCTAATTTGATCAATTAACTTCTATAGTTAAGGAGAGAAACTTGTGTGAgaataaaaagtataaaactcAACAAGTACGTAAACTGTACTTTTTTCATGATCAAAGACGACTACACAGCGTTTGACCAATAATAATTTCGCTAGTCAAACATAAGACTAGCGAAAAGTCAATAAAAAGTTTATGATGCTATTTTGTAACCATAGAATTGGTCTCTAATGTGCTTAGAAAAGAGCTAGAATTTTTGGACGAGGACAGAGTTGGCGATGCCAGCCTTCTCGATGGTTTGGTCAAAGTCCGACAGTGGTGTAGGAGGAGACCCCATGATGAGTAATTGGTAGTCTTTGGAGCCATCTGGTCTAGACGTGTCTATGAAGCATCGAATGTCTCTAATGGTGTGGTGAGTATTGAACTGGGTGACAATGCGTGTGCTGTCTGCTAATATAAGCTGGATCGAGGTTGTTGGCGCTGCAGGATCCACCACTAATGAGCTCATGGATGGTGGTTGTGTAGTCGTCAATGGTGGCTCAGTAGAGGTAGACTCTGATCCGGCTAGAGTTTGTAACTCCtgttgttaaaaatattagcTCATTTTaatcagagaagagaaaaagattagAGAGAGAGGGAAGGAGATCAGTATACACTGAAATTTTCTTCACACTTGATGAGTTTGACTTGAACACGAAGTGGATCGAGTAGTCGTGGGGACTCCAAACTTGTTATCCTCTGGCATATACTTGGAACATTATGTTATCCAAGTGAAACAAGTACAGAGAAAGACCCATAATTGAAAATGACAAGAAGATATTGATATTAGTAACCTCGAGAAAAGCTGCATTTTCTGGATCATCCAAACTCTTAAACGGATCATCATCGACAGTGAAACCGTTCCTCCAAATAGTTACAGTGTACGTGACTACTTCATATGGCTGGTCTTCTTGCTGTTGTTCTTGAAGCTCAGCTGAATCAGTTTCTCCAGACAATACCTTTGATGATTGCTCAGATCTTTCTATAGCTGACTCCTTAGCTCTGTCGAAAAGCGTATCTACATCTTTAGCTTTCGCACAAGCATCCCATTAAAGCTACAACATACATTCAAAAACCTTCTTCTACAAGACTTGCAAAAACCATCAACATCTTTATCCTATACACAAGATCCTTGCAGTATCATGGATTCTTGAACAGCACATTTCTTCAGAGTTTTGAGAAATTAACGATTCATCTCCTTCAGAAAAGCACATTGTCATATAACCTCATTGCTAAAGCTGGTGGTGGCTTAGTTGAGGCAGAGTCTGATCCGGCTTGTGATTCCTGTTGTTAAGATATAAGAATAAGGGCTTTCACTTTACCGGCTTATTTGaatcagagaagagagaaggagacaAATATACAGtgtagttttcttcttcacggCTAATGATTTTGACTTGAACACGGACTTGACCGAGTTCACGTGGGGACTCCATACTTGATATGATCTGGCATTGTCATGGAACATAATGTTATCTAAAGTAATACAGAGAAAGACCAATAcccttgtaagttgtaactaTACTATGTTGTATGTAACACAACTTGAAAATGGCAAGAAGGTATTGAATTAGTAACCTCAAGAAAGGTTGCATTTTCCGGGTCATCCAACGTCTTTAACGAGCTATCATCGACAGTGAAACCGTTGCTCCAGCTTGTTACAGTGTGCGTAAACACTTTTTGAGgctcttcttcaagctcagaTGAAACAGTTTCTTCAGACATTGATCTTGATGATTGCTCAGGTCTTTCTATAGCTCTGTCAAAAATTGCAACAACATATCTGAGGATCTTGCACAAATAATCACTAAAGCTAGcacaaacattcaaaatattGCAGAACTGAGACCTTAAGGACTTGCAAAAACCATCACAATCCTGTAATACACAAGATCCTTGAACAGCACAATTTGGACTAACCTATTCTCTTCTCCGCCGTAGTGCTCCACCGCTTCATCGGAATCGCTTCCAGTTCCGCCGGAGAAATCATCGATACGGACATTCCCAGCGCCTTGACGGCGTT from Arabidopsis thaliana chromosome 3, partial sequence includes these protein-coding regions:
- a CDS encoding UBX domain-containing protein — encoded protein: MDVNSPETTEKHLNEVSADAAKPNVPNPNDELLRRNPSSFPNLRIKIPTSSFSTFDGSSGYSPSRLQLRPPWPSLKRAAANPFSRQNKRRQGAGNVRIDDFSGGTGSDSDEAVEHYGGEENRAIERPEQSSRSMSEETVSSELEEEPQKVFTHTVTSWSNGFTVDDSSLKTLDDPENATFLEIISSMESPRELGQVRVQVKIISREEENYTESQAGSDSASTKPPPALAMRAKESAIERSEQSSKVLSGETDSAELQEQQQEDQPYEVVTYTVTIWRNGFTVDDDPFKSLDDPENAAFLERITSLESPRLLDPLRVQVKLIKCEENFSELQTLAGSESTSTEPPLTTTQPPSMSSLVVDPAAPTTSIQLILADSTRIVTQFNTHHTIRDIRCFIDTSRPDGSKDYQLLIMGSPPTPLSDFDQTIEKAGIANSVLVQKF
- a CDS encoding UBX domain-containing protein (UBX domain-containing protein; CONTAINS InterPro DOMAIN/s: UBX (InterPro:IPR001012), SEP domain (InterPro:IPR012989); BEST Arabidopsis thaliana protein match is: serine/threonine protein phosphatase 2A 55 kDa regulatory subunit B prime gamma (TAIR:AT4G15410.1); Has 1125 Blast hits to 712 proteins in 211 species: Archae - 0; Bacteria - 35; Metazoa - 526; Fungi - 227; Plants - 187; Viruses - 0; Other Eukaryotes - 150 (source: NCBI BLink).); its protein translation is MDVNSPETTEKHLNEVSADAAKPNVPNPNDELLRRNPSSFPNLRIKIPTSSFSTFDGSSGYSPSRLQLRPPWPSLKRAAANPFSRQNKRRQGAGNVRIDDFSGGTGSDSDEAVEHYGGEENRAIERPEQSSRSMSEETVSSELEEEPQKVFTHTVTSWSNGFTVDDSSLKTLDDPENATFLEIISSMESPRELGQVRVQVKIISREEENYTESQAGSDSASTKPPPALAMRAKESAIERSEQSSKVLSGETDSAELQEQQQEDQPYEVVTYTVTIWRNGFTVDDDPFKSLDDPENAAFLEYMPEDNKFGVPTTTRSTSCSSQTHQELQTLAGSESTSTEPPLTTTQPPSMSSLVVDPAAPTTSIQLILADSTRIVTQFNTHHTIRDIRCFIDTSRPDGSKDYQLLIMGSPPTPLSDFDQTIEKAGIANSVLVQKF